A genomic segment from Leptolyngbya boryana PCC 6306 encodes:
- a CDS encoding NAD(P)/FAD-dependent oxidoreductase, with amino-acid sequence MSKMEQFAIANTDGHPVPHRVVIVGGGFGGLYAAKALGRSKQIEITLIDKRNFHLFQPLLYQVATGKLSPGDISSPLRSILSHYRNVKVLMDEAIDVVPEQHQVILNTGVLPYDTLVVATGVSHDYFGQNQWAEIAPGLKTVEDAIRIRRRIFRAFEVAEKETDPEKRRAWLTFVVVGAGPTGVELAGALGELAHYALKHDFRNIDTRETQILLLEGLDRVLPPYPPELSTAAAKSLENLGVTVHTQSFVTGITEDTVTVRHEEQTETIQTKTVLWAAGVRASGMGKVLAERTDATLDRVGRVIVNPDLSVPGQPDIFVVGDLAHYKHQGDQPLPGVAPVAMQEGAYIAKLIRYRLQGRELPSFHYSDVGSLAVIGQNAAVVNLGWLKLSGFLAWLIWVFAHIYYLIEFDNKLVVMIQWAWNYFSRKGGSRLITQEENPLNHSELGGKLG; translated from the coding sequence ATGTCTAAAATGGAACAGTTTGCGATCGCAAATACAGATGGTCATCCCGTTCCTCACCGAGTTGTGATTGTGGGTGGTGGGTTTGGTGGCTTATATGCAGCTAAAGCCCTGGGACGTTCTAAACAGATCGAAATTACGTTAATCGACAAACGTAACTTTCATCTGTTTCAACCCTTGCTCTACCAAGTTGCAACCGGAAAGCTTTCTCCTGGAGATATTTCTTCACCTTTACGCTCAATCCTCAGCCACTATCGCAACGTCAAAGTGCTGATGGATGAAGCGATCGATGTTGTCCCTGAGCAACATCAAGTCATTCTAAACACTGGAGTTCTCCCCTACGACACCTTGGTTGTAGCAACTGGTGTAAGTCACGATTACTTTGGTCAGAATCAATGGGCAGAGATAGCACCCGGACTCAAAACTGTTGAAGATGCGATCAGAATACGACGACGAATTTTTCGGGCGTTTGAAGTTGCTGAAAAAGAAACTGATCCAGAAAAGCGTCGAGCTTGGTTGACGTTTGTGGTTGTGGGTGCTGGCCCCACGGGAGTAGAGCTAGCTGGTGCTTTAGGCGAATTAGCTCACTATGCGTTGAAACATGATTTTCGCAACATTGATACAAGAGAAACTCAGATTTTGTTATTAGAAGGACTCGATCGCGTTTTACCACCTTATCCTCCTGAGCTTTCAACTGCTGCTGCAAAATCTCTCGAAAATTTAGGCGTTACAGTACACACACAGTCTTTTGTGACAGGGATTACGGAGGATACAGTTACGGTTCGTCACGAAGAACAAACTGAAACCATTCAGACTAAAACGGTGCTTTGGGCAGCAGGCGTTCGCGCTTCAGGAATGGGAAAAGTGCTAGCTGAGCGGACAGATGCAACACTCGATCGCGTAGGACGAGTGATTGTCAATCCTGACTTAAGCGTGCCAGGACAACCAGACATTTTTGTTGTTGGAGATCTCGCTCATTACAAGCATCAAGGTGATCAACCACTGCCAGGAGTTGCTCCCGTTGCGATGCAGGAAGGCGCTTATATCGCTAAATTAATTCGATATCGTCTACAAGGACGAGAATTGCCATCCTTCCATTATTCAGATGTCGGAAGTTTAGCGGTGATTGGACAGAATGCAGCTGTGGTGAACTTGGGCTGGTTAAAGCTGTCTGGGTTCCTGGCTTGGCTGATTTGGGTGTTTGCTCATATTTATTACTTAATTGAGTTTGATAACAAGCTGGTGGTGATGATCCAGTGGGCCTGGAATTACTTCAGCCGTAAAGGAGGTTCTCGCCTGATTACACAGGAAGAAAACCCATTAAACCATTCAGAACTAGGAGGGAAGCTTGGCTGA